One Brassica napus cultivar Da-Ae chromosome C4, Da-Ae, whole genome shotgun sequence genomic region harbors:
- the LOC106396729 gene encoding probable calcium-binding protein CML35 — MKLAASLKRVFRSKSKGSVSRSEPSSFSSAASSSSSDGGSYGNLKPGPAATPVSVLPQSSGDFYSELVEAFKLIDRDDDGVVSRKELAALLSRLSPEPPSQEEVSMMLREVDADGCISLEELASRVAGSTSGEGCVETEEMREVFEFFDADRDGRISAEELHRVFGVIGDERCTLEDCVRMIATVDRNGDGFVRFDDFCRMMELQAPAMNDHH; from the coding sequence ATGAAGCTCGCCGCTAGCCTCAAGCGTGTGTTCCGCTCCAAGTCCAAAGGTTCTGTCTCAAGATCCGAACCGTCTTCCTTCAGCTCCGccgcttcttcctcctcctccgacGGTGGCTCCTACGGTAACCTCAAGCCAGGCCCCGCCGCTACACCCGTCAGTGTTCTCCCGCAAAGCTCCGGTGATTTCTACTCCGAGCTGGTCGAAGCGTTTAAGTTGATAGACCGAGACGACGACGGTGTGGTTTCAAGAAAAGAACTCGCGGCGCTTCTTAGCAGGCTCAGCCCTGAACCGCCGAGTCAAGAAGAGGTGAGTATGATGCTCAGAGAAGTAGACGCTGACGGCTGTATCAGCCTCGAGGAGCTTGCTAGCCGCGTGGCTGGTTCAACCTCGGGGGAAGGGTGTGTAGAGACGGAGGAGATGAGAGAGGTGTTTGAGTTTTTCGACGCGGACCGCGACGGGAGAATCTCGGCGGAGGAGTTGCATAGAGTTTTTGGAGTTATCGGAGACGAGCGTTGCACGTTAGAGGACTGTGTGCGTATGATAGCGACTGTTGATAGGAACGGTGATGGTTTTGTTCGGTTCGATGACTTTTGCCGCATGATGGAGCTTCAGGCTCCAGCGATGAATGATCATCATTGA
- the LOC125585420 gene encoding embryo-specific protein ATS3A-like translates to MLRLALFLFVLCFLTTSSSARSFVTTKPRPVDSFLPKPKLENAGVCSYTVIIKTSCSSVSYTRDKISIAFGDVYGNEVYVKRLDDPHSRAFERCSSDTYRITGPCMRDVCYLYLLRQGYDGWKPENVKIYGSYIRSVTFYYNLFLPNSVWYGFNVCNGIANANDKSSQPIIASIAAI, encoded by the exons ATGCTCAGGTTAGCTTTGTTTCTATTTGTATTATGCTTTCTCACAACGTCTTCCTCTGCGAGATCCTTCGTCACCACAAAACCTAGGCCGGTTGATTCGTTTCTCCCTAAACCAAAGCTAGAG aaTGCGGGTGTGTGTTCTTACACGGTGATCATTAAGACAAGCTGTTCCTCGGTGTCTTACACCAGAGATAAGATCAGTATTGCCTTTGGTGATGTGTACGGCAACGAG gtATACGTGAAGAGACTAGACGATCCACACTCAAGGGCATTTGAAAGGTGTTCTTCCGACACATACAGGATAACAGGACCGTGTATGCGCGACGTATGTTATCTCTACCTACTCAGACAAGGATACGACGGCTGGAAACCAGAGAACGTCAAGATCTATGGCTCATACATCAGATCAGTCACTTTCTACTATAACCTCTTCTTGCCTAACTCCGTTTGGTACGGCTTCAACGTCTGCAACGGCATTGCCAATGCCAATGATAAGTCTTCTCAACCCATCATAGCCTCCATTGCAGCTAtataa
- the LOC106396653 gene encoding U4/U6 small nuclear ribonucleoprotein PRP4-like protein, whose translation MVRHPPLARPPAFRPPQNGGAKADDERYVISEESRQVRERQERAMQELLRKRRAAAMAVPTNDKSVRGRLRRLGDAITLFGEREMERRARLAQLMARLDIGGQLDRLLRAYEEEVEDEEEEVQYLFFTEGPKELREARIDIAKYSIKRAAVRVQRAKRRRDDPDEDVDAETKWALKQAKGMVLDCSSFGDDRPLTGCSFSRDGTILATCSLSGVTTLWEMPQVTNTIAILKDHKERVTDVVFSPVDDCLATASADRTAKLWKTDGTLLQTFEGHWDRLARVAFHPSGKYLGTTSFDKTWRLWDVNTGAELLLQEGHSRSVYGIAFQQEGALAASSGLDSLARVWDLRTGRSILAFQGHIKPVLSVNFSPNGYHLASGGEDSQCRIWDLRMRKSLYIIPAHANLVSQVKYEPQEGYFLATASYDMKVNIWSGRDFSLVKSLAGHESKVASLDITADSSCIATVSHDRTIKLWTSSSNEEEDQGGETMDIDL comes from the exons ATGGTTCGACACCCTCCACTTGCACGCCCACCTGCTTTCAGGCCACCACAAAACGGTGGAGCCAAAGCAGATGATGAGCGTTACGTGATATCTGAAGAGAGCAGGCAAGTcagagaaagacaagaaagggCAATGCAGGAGTTGCTGAGAAAGCGCCGCGCTGCTGCTATGGCAGTGCCGACGAACGACAAATCCGTTAGAGGCCGGCTTAGACGGCTTGGGGATGCCATTACTCTATTTGGGGAACGGGAGATGGAGAGGAGAGCTAGGCTGGCTCAGCTTATGGCCAGGCTCGATATCGGCGGGCAGTTGGATAGACTGCTTCGAGCTTACGAAGAGGAagtggaagatgaagaagaagaagttcagtACCTTTTTTTCACTGAGGGGCCAAAGGAGCTTAGAGAGGCTAGAATAGACATTGCTAAATATTCTATCAAGAGAGCTGCTGTGAGGGTTCAGCGTGCGAAGAGGAGGAGGGATGATCCTGATGAAGATGTGGATGCAGAGACTAAGTGGGCTTTGAAGCAGGCTAAAGGCATGGTCCTTGATTGCAGTAGCTTTGGAGATGATCGTCCTCTTACTGGCTGCTCCTTCTCAAGAGATGGAACAATACTTGCCACGTG TTCTCTAAGTGGAGTTACTACGTTATGGGAGATGCCTCAAGTGACAAACACGATCGCTATCTTGAAAGATCACAAAGAGCGTGTAACTGACGTAGTCTTCTCCCCTGTGGACGATTGCCTAGCAACCGCTTCTGCTGACAGAACTGCAAAGCTGTGGAAAACCGATGGAACGCTCCTACAAACTTTTGAAGGTCATTGGGACCGTCTTGCACGCGTTGCCTTCCACCCATCTGGGAAGTACCTCGGGACGACGAGCTTTGACAAAACATGGAGACTGTGGGATGTAAACACAGGAGCAGAGCTGCTTTTGCAAGAAGGTCACAGTCGCAGCGTCTACGGAATTGCGTTTCAGCAGGAGGGGGCATTAGCAGCATCCTCTGGGCTTGATTCGCTTGCACGGGTTTGGGATCTACGCACTGGTAGGAGTATTCTGGCCTTCCAAGGACACATCAAACCG GTTCTTTCAGTGAACTTCTCTCCGAATGGGTATCACTTAGCATCTGGTGGTGAGGATAGTCAATGCCGTATATGGGATTTAAGAATGAGAAAGTCATTGTACATTATACCAGCTCATGCTAACCTCGTGTCTCAAGTGAAGTATGAACCACAAGAAGGCTACTTCCTGGCCACTGCCTCATACGATATGAAAGTCAAT ATATGGTCAGGGAGAGATTTCTCGCTTGTTAAAAGCTTAGCAGGACACGAGTCAAAAGTCGCCTCTCTAGATATCACTGCAGACAGCTCGTGTATCGCAACTGTATCACATGACCGTACTATCAAGCTCTGGACAAGCAGTAGcaacgaagaagaagaccaaGGCGGAGAAACAATGGACATAGATCTCTAA
- the LOC125585419 gene encoding UDP-N-acetylglucosamine--dolichyl-phosphate N-acetylglucosaminephosphotransferase-like, which yields MAARKRPSPTSISTKPDPSDQKTTRNTPDNNAFNLSPPKLGSIFVISTLLCSLHLYLLCFHYTVDTELKRSILINAALSLVGFFVTLKMIPVAARYVLRRNMFGFDINKRGTPQGEVKVPESLGIVVGVVFLIVAIIFQYFNFTEDSNWLVEYNAALASICFMILLGFVDDVLDVPWRVKLVLPSFATLPLLMAYAGHTTIVIPKPLVAYVGLEVLDLGRIYKLYMGLLAVFCTNSINIHAGLNGLEIGQTVVTAAAILIHNVMQIGSSTDPEYHQAHAFSIYLTQPLMATSLALLAFNWYPSSVFVGDTYTVFAGMTMAVVGILGHFSETLLIFFLPQVLNFLLSLPQLAGIVKCPRHRLPRFDPATGLLTGTKDGTLVNVYLRLFGPRSEKSLCIHLLAFQALACAFCFLLRHFLAGWYK from the exons ATGGCAGCTCGTAAGCGACCTTCTCCAACCTCAATCTCCACTAAACCCGACCCATCGGATCAGAAGACAACCCGGAACACTCCCGACAACAACGCATTCAATCTATCCCCTCCCAAACTGGGATCAATCTTCGTGATCTCAACTCTCCTCTGCTCGCTCCACCTCTACCTCCTCTGTTTCCACTACACCGTCGACACCGAGCTGAAACGCTCCATCCTCATCAACGCCGCGCTTAGCTTGGTGGGTTTCTTCGTCACGCTCAAGATGATCCCCGTAGCTGCTAGATACGTTCTGAGGCGTAACATGTTCGGTTTCGATATCAATAAGAGAGGCACGCCTCAGGGAGAGGTTAAAGT GCCTGAGTCGTTGGGTATTGTCGTTGGTGTTGTGTTCTTGATCGTGGCGATTATATTTCAGTACTTCAATTTCACTGAAGATTCGAAT TGGCTTGTGGAGTATAATGCAGCACTAGCATCTATCTGCTTCATGATTTTGCTTGGGTTTGTAGATGATGTTCTTGATGTTCCTTGGAGAGT GAAACTTGTGTTGCCGTCTTTTGCTACTCTTCCACTGTTGATGGCTTATGCTGGACATACAACAATTGTTATACCGAAACCTCTAGTTGCTTATGTTGGCTTGGAAGTGCTTGATCTAG GaaggatatataagttatatatggGGTTACTTGCCGTCTTTTGTACAAACTCTATAAACATTCACGCTGGTTTGAATGGCCTTGAGATTGGTCAAACTGTTGTTACTGCCGCTGCG ATCTTGATACACAACGTTATGCAAATCGGATCATCTACTGATCCTGAGTATCACCAGGCTCATGCCTTTTCGATATACCTTACTCAACCGCTGATGGCAACTTCCTTGGCATTGCTTGCTTTCAATTG GTATCCTTCTTCAGTTTTTGTTGGAGACACTTACACAGTGTTTGCCGGAATGACTATGGCAGTTGTTGGCATTTTGGGTCACTTCAG TGAAACCCTCCTTATATTCTTTCTTCCTCAAGTTCTGAACTTTCTGTTGTCGCTTCCTCAG CTTGCTGGCATTGTGAAATGTCCACGCCATCGTCTCCCAAG GTTTGATCCTGCAACCGGATTACTGACCGGAACAAAGGACGGGACGCTAGTCAACGTTTACTTGAGGTTGTTTGGCCCTAGATCAGAAAAGTCTCTGTGCATCCATCTTCTCGCTTTCCAG GCTCTAGCGTGtgccttctgtttcttacttcGACACTTTCTAGCTGGCTGGTACAAGTAA
- the LOC106454511 gene encoding cysteine-rich and transmembrane domain-containing protein WIH2-like has translation MSQPPVGVPPPQGYPPEGYSKDAYPPQGYPPQQGYPPQGYPPQQGYPPQGYPPQGYPPQQGYPPQQGYPPQGYPPPYAPQYPPPPPQQHQPQKSGPGCLEGCLAALCCCCLLDACF, from the exons ATGAGCCAACCTCCCGTCGGTGTTCCTCCTCCTCAAG GTTATCCGCCGGAGGGATATTCAAAAGATGCTTATCCACCGCAAGGATATCCTCCTCAGCAGGGATATCCGCCACAAGGCTACCCTCCGCAGCAGGGATATCCGCCGCAAGGCTATCCACCACAAGGCTATCCACCGCAGCAAGGATATCCACCACAGCAGGGATATCCTCCGCAAGGTTATCCTCCTCCGTATGCGCCTCAATATCCTCCGCCACCGCCGCAGCAGCATCAGCCACAAAAGTCCGGTCCTGGATGTCTAGAAGGATG TCTTGCTGCTCTGTGCTGTTGCTGTCTCTTGGATGCTTGCTTCTGA
- the LOC125585418 gene encoding uncharacterized protein LOC125585418, whose protein sequence is MAPKRAPPPMQSSLHRIEKETIVSPSSSAYPKQHMFLLLNPRDEDDFTKTHLEQVLKLYSKELPDMNYASNTRKQSAFLERCVSKGKYCSLVLKSGVSDKIFAAITYQIVPSDTQYAEIPLAAVTSTHQKKGFGKLVYEELMKRLHNVGIRTIYCWADKESEGFWVKQGFTTLAEVDQKGKAKRLLIKSNIRKALCFPGGSTLMLSHLKKELSVSPVPGDSVKLGESFGESVYVDCLSTIRSPMDSTTTGKEQEKVVSDQATTADSDSTPGLKRSWEEASLSSLQSKRIRANRNNDTKIAKQDLAITSSFQVDSTKNPLPTICKRNNGENYRILLMDIGDENKRAWLTEVIRKLGGDVTLDGNMSTHIVTGKLRKTLNFCTALCSGAWIVSPSWLKESFRQGSFANEASHILHDEDYQLKYETDLKSTVLRAKTRPNSLLKGYDVCVGPHVRLPIETSSAIIKSAGGNVIRGVDKVKEASKTIYIGCEEDTAEALRAAKKRVWTFSSEWLMNCVLKQQLELQVTQFVESL, encoded by the exons atgGCGCCGAAGAGAGCACCGCCGCCGATGCAGTCGTCACTCCACCGTATCG AGAAGGAGACAATcgtttctccttcttcttcagcttATCCGAAACAAcacatgtttcttcttctcaatcCTCGAGACGAAGATGATTTCACCAAAACCCATCTCGAG CAAGTGCTCAAGTTGTATAGTAAAGAGCTACCTGACATGAACTACGCTTCCAACACTCGAAAGCAATCTGCTTTCCTTGAGAGATGCGTCTCTAAAGG CAAGTATTGTTCATTGGTTTTGAAGTCCGGAGTCTCAGATAAG ATCTTTGCTGCAATCACCTATCAGATAGTCCCTTCTGATACTCAGTATGCTGAGATACCTCTTGCTGCTGTAACATCTACACACCAGAAAAAG GGTTTTGGTAAACTCGTCTATGAAGAATTAATGAAGAGGCTTCATAATGTTGGCATTCGGACTATATACTGTTGGGCAGACAAAGAATCTGAAGGCTTCTGGGTTAAACAG GGGTTTACAACATTAGCAGAGGTAGACcagaagggaaaagcaaagaggTTACTCATTAAGTCTAACATTCGAAAAGCCTTGTGTTTCCCCGGCGGTTCAACTCTCATGCTTTCTCATCTCAAAAAGGAACTTTCTGTTAGTCCTGTGCCTGGAGATTCAGTTAAACTTGGAGAGAGCTTTGGTGAAAGCGTTTATGTTGACT GTCTCTCTACTATCAGAAGTCCAATGGACTCAACCACCACAGGAAAAGAACAAGAGAAAGTGGTCTCTGATCAAGCTACCACAGCTGACAGTGATTCCACACCTGGCTTGAAGAGATCTTGGGAGGAAGCTTCACTGTCTTCTCTACAATCCAAAAGGATCAGAGCAAACCGCAATAATGACACTAAGATAGCTAAACAAGATCTGGCTATCACTTCTTCCTTCCAAGTGGATTCAACCAAGAACCCTCTGCCCACAATTTGCAAAAGAAACAATGGTGAAAACTACAGAATCTTGTTGATGGACATTGGAGATGAAAACAAACGAGCTTGGTTAACAGAG GTAATAAGAAAACTAGGTGGGGATGTGACCTTGGACGGCAACATGAGCACACATATCGTCACCGGAAAACTCAGGAAAACGCTTAACTTCTGCACTGCTCTTTGCTCTGG GGCTTGGATCGTGTCTCCAAGTTGGTTAAAAGAAAGCTTCCGGCAAGGCAGCTTTGCTA ATGAAGCCTCACACATACTGCACGACGAAGACTACCAGTTGAAGTATGAAACCGATCTGAAAAGCACAGTTCTTAGAGCAAAAACTAGACCAAACTCGTTGCTCAAAGGATACGACGTGTGCGTTGGACCTCACGTTCGGTTGCCTATTGAAACTTCATCTGCTATCATAAAATCTGCTGGTGGAAAT GTGATTAGAGGAGTTGATAAGGTAAAAGAGGCATCTAAAACGATATACATAGGGTGCGAAGAAGACACAGCAGAGGCTTTAAGGGCAGCAAAGAAGAGGGTTTGGACATTCAGCAGTGAATGGTTAATGAACTGCGTCTTGAAGCAACAACTTGAGCTTCAAGTTACTCAGTTTGTAGAGTCCTTGTGA